In Kangiella koreensis DSM 16069, a single window of DNA contains:
- a CDS encoding DinB family protein, with protein MRDTQVLTRYKAWADDLFLSALSSLSEAELTAPHPIVFGNLIRTLNHSYEMDYVWQCHLLGKPHGLTTRNSEDCPAIGELVESQSSIDKWYVDYADSITDDELAEVIEFEFIGGKTGQMNRRDILMHVVNHTTYHRGHAAGILYQLNISPPTTDLPVFLREVLNGT; from the coding sequence ATGAGAGACACGCAAGTCCTTACTCGATACAAGGCTTGGGCAGATGACTTGTTTCTATCAGCTTTGTCTTCCCTTTCTGAAGCTGAGCTGACTGCGCCACATCCAATTGTCTTTGGAAACCTGATTCGCACGCTCAACCATTCCTATGAAATGGACTATGTATGGCAGTGCCATCTGCTCGGAAAACCTCATGGTTTAACCACGCGCAATTCCGAAGATTGTCCGGCAATTGGGGAGCTGGTGGAAAGCCAGAGCAGTATTGACAAGTGGTATGTGGATTACGCTGACTCAATTACGGATGACGAATTGGCAGAGGTTATAGAGTTTGAGTTCATTGGCGGCAAGACCGGGCAAATGAATCGTCGTGATATCCTTATGCACGTCGTAAATCATACAACCTACCACCGCGGCCATGCAGCGGGCATTCTTTATCAGCTCAATATATCTCCACCAACCACCGATCTGCCGGTGTTCCTTCGAGAGGTTTTGAACGGCACTTAA
- the hldE gene encoding bifunctional D-glycero-beta-D-manno-heptose-7-phosphate kinase/D-glycero-beta-D-manno-heptose 1-phosphate adenylyltransferase HldE: MKVTLPDFSNAKILVIGDIMLDRYWHGGTSRISPEAPVPVVNVLEAEDRAGGAGNVALNISALGSKVTLCGITGQDEAADSLTKLLNNHKIQCSFDQRSHQNTITKLRIISRHQQLIRLDFEKDFSLQSGVNLDLVSELIEQHDLVVLSDYGKGTLQDPQSIIQAARKAGKLVVVDPKGSDFSKYQNATVITPNQSEFDIVAGKSANEEEFLNKGQQQRKSLNLDALLVTRSEKGMALFEQGLEPFLQPTQAREVFDVTGAGDTVVAALATCLASGFDHKSATQIANLAAGIVVAKLGTATATRQELLNVMLQHQPLSQGVVTEAELIELIQHSKASGETLVMTNGCFDILHAGHVAYLKQAAALGDRLIVAVNGDDSVRRLKGEGRPVNPVDQRMEVLAGLASVDWVVEFSEDTPARLIGECLPDLLVKGGDYKPDQIAGGDAVMKNGGQVIILDFVDGVSTTKIIEKARG, from the coding sequence TTGAAAGTAACGCTACCTGACTTTTCCAACGCAAAGATTTTAGTAATTGGTGACATTATGCTGGATCGCTACTGGCATGGCGGCACTTCGCGTATTTCGCCAGAAGCCCCAGTACCAGTGGTTAATGTTCTCGAAGCAGAGGATCGAGCAGGAGGCGCGGGCAATGTTGCGTTAAATATTTCTGCATTAGGCAGCAAGGTGACTTTGTGTGGTATCACTGGACAAGATGAAGCTGCCGACAGTTTGACCAAGCTACTCAATAACCACAAGATTCAATGCTCGTTTGATCAAAGATCCCACCAGAACACCATCACAAAGCTGCGCATTATCAGCCGCCATCAGCAATTAATTCGACTCGATTTTGAGAAAGATTTTTCTTTGCAGTCAGGGGTCAATCTGGACTTAGTTTCTGAACTTATCGAACAGCATGATTTAGTGGTTCTATCCGACTATGGCAAAGGTACTCTGCAAGACCCTCAATCGATCATCCAGGCCGCGAGAAAAGCCGGCAAGCTGGTCGTGGTGGATCCCAAAGGTTCGGACTTTAGCAAATATCAAAACGCCACCGTTATCACGCCGAACCAATCTGAGTTTGATATTGTTGCGGGTAAAAGCGCCAATGAAGAAGAGTTTCTTAATAAAGGTCAGCAACAAAGAAAGAGTTTAAACCTTGATGCCCTACTGGTCACTCGTAGCGAAAAAGGCATGGCTCTATTCGAACAAGGCCTTGAACCCTTCCTGCAACCGACTCAAGCACGCGAAGTTTTTGATGTGACAGGCGCAGGCGACACTGTTGTCGCAGCTTTAGCAACCTGTTTGGCCAGCGGTTTTGATCACAAATCTGCTACCCAAATCGCTAATCTGGCTGCAGGCATTGTAGTCGCCAAACTGGGCACCGCAACCGCCACTCGTCAAGAACTACTCAACGTCATGCTACAGCACCAACCGCTCTCGCAAGGCGTGGTCACTGAAGCTGAGCTTATCGAATTGATTCAACACTCTAAAGCAAGCGGCGAAACCCTCGTCATGACCAACGGTTGCTTCGATATACTGCACGCAGGCCATGTCGCTTATTTAAAACAAGCTGCCGCCTTAGGTGACCGATTGATAGTCGCCGTAAACGGTGATGACTCAGTACGCCGACTCAAAGGCGAAGGCAGACCCGTCAACCCAGTTGACCAACGCATGGAAGTCCTCGCAGGCCTTGCCAGCGTGGATTGGGTTGTCGAATTTAGCGAAGATACCCCTGCACGATTAATCGGCGAATGCTTGCCTGATCTCTTAGTTAAAGGTGGCGATTACAAACCTGACCAAATTGCCGGAGGCGATGCCGTCATGAAAAACGGCGGCCAGGTGATCATTCTTGATTTTGTGGATGGGGTTTCAACGACCAAGATTATTGAAAAGGCGCGGGGGTAG
- a CDS encoding outer membrane protein assembly factor BamD, whose protein sequence is MKNALKITILSLVCGLLAACAGAPKKESASTCRAALDVAYEELNFAESEGFAGSVNYTKAASLLTAAKTNQTFESYDACVKNATKARYYIAESKKG, encoded by the coding sequence ATGAAAAATGCTCTAAAGATAACCATTCTATCGTTGGTTTGTGGCTTACTGGCTGCTTGCGCTGGAGCGCCAAAAAAAGAAAGTGCTTCAACCTGCCGTGCTGCATTAGATGTGGCCTATGAAGAACTTAACTTTGCTGAAAGTGAAGGTTTTGCGGGAAGTGTGAACTACACCAAAGCAGCCAGTTTATTGACAGCGGCAAAAACCAATCAAACTTTTGAGTCATACGACGCATGTGTAAAAAACGCCACCAAAGCCCGCTACTATATAGCTGAGTCGAAAAAAGGCTAG
- the rnr gene encoding ribonuclease R: MSKRKNQDPQAELESQRYNNPIASRQFILQQLKEAGEPVSLDQLAKRLEMKEPEQIEALQKRLNAMERDGQLLCNRKGRFCLVDATDLVRGKVLAHRDGYGYLALEKGGDDWYLSPREMHSVFHGDKVLARVRNVDRRGRTEGAIVEILDGSTSHIVGRLHEENGLRFVTSEDPRILHDLMISPDDSMNAEVGQVVVAQIVQRPKRNQHARGIITEVLGDYLSAGMEIEIAIRNHQIPHEWPDDVLSEVGELPVDVTEKDWQGRVDLRKLPLVTIDGDDARDFDDAVYCRRKAKGGWTLWVAIADVSHYVRPGTALDDEAIERGNSVYFPEFVVPMLPELLSNGLCSLKPKVDRLCMVAEMSLSATGQVTATKFYPAVMHSHARFTYEKVWGILSGDEALQKEYAPLVGDIKELHELFKARLKLKEGRGAIEFETTETQIVFDENKKIEKIVGRVRNDAHKIIEECMICANVAAAEFIEKYEKPGVYRVHEGPSEERLEKFRAFLGELGIFLFGGSTPEPKHYRELHDAISERPDQELIQTMMLRSMMQAVYSPDNQGHFGLAFDSYTHFTSPIRRYPDLLVHRIIKAILAREFDAPGTDGGVDYQEKELVAYSEHSSMTERRADLATRDVVDWLKCEYMLTRVGEEYWGTISSVTSFGIFVALDELFVEGLIHISELGDDYYHFDALKMRLIGEHKRQSYRVGDRVKIKVANVDMDQRNIDFALLDREYVKREEPKGQERKKLYAKAKKPGSLSGDGKKGKDGKKRRDYRKGSSKGAKPESGSAKKGAKNAKPKRGKNGKKKAK; encoded by the coding sequence ATGTCAAAAAGAAAGAATCAGGATCCGCAGGCTGAGTTAGAGTCTCAGCGTTATAACAACCCCATCGCAAGTCGCCAGTTTATTCTGCAACAGTTGAAAGAAGCGGGCGAGCCAGTATCGCTGGACCAGCTAGCCAAGCGATTGGAGATGAAGGAACCTGAACAAATTGAAGCATTACAGAAACGCCTTAACGCCATGGAGCGGGATGGACAGTTACTCTGTAACCGTAAAGGACGCTTCTGTTTAGTAGATGCTACCGATCTGGTACGCGGAAAAGTATTGGCGCACAGAGATGGCTATGGCTATTTGGCGCTGGAAAAAGGTGGTGACGATTGGTATTTATCACCACGAGAAATGCACTCTGTATTTCATGGCGATAAAGTGCTGGCGCGAGTCCGCAATGTAGATCGTCGTGGTCGCACTGAAGGTGCTATTGTTGAAATCCTCGATGGCTCAACCAGCCATATTGTGGGGCGCCTGCATGAAGAGAACGGTCTACGCTTTGTGACCTCCGAAGATCCCAGAATTCTACATGATTTAATGATCTCGCCAGATGACAGCATGAATGCTGAAGTTGGCCAGGTGGTCGTCGCGCAAATTGTGCAACGTCCGAAGCGTAATCAACATGCTCGCGGTATCATCACTGAAGTATTGGGTGATTATTTATCGGCGGGCATGGAAATTGAAATTGCTATTCGTAATCATCAGATCCCGCATGAATGGCCGGATGATGTTTTGTCCGAAGTGGGAGAGTTGCCGGTAGATGTTACTGAAAAAGACTGGCAGGGTCGCGTCGATTTGCGCAAGCTGCCGCTGGTGACTATTGATGGCGATGATGCACGCGATTTTGATGATGCGGTTTATTGTCGCCGAAAAGCTAAAGGCGGCTGGACTTTATGGGTTGCCATTGCGGATGTCAGTCATTATGTGCGTCCGGGCACTGCACTGGATGACGAAGCTATTGAACGCGGTAACTCGGTCTATTTCCCAGAGTTTGTGGTACCGATGTTACCAGAACTGCTATCCAATGGTCTCTGCTCATTAAAACCGAAAGTTGACCGCTTATGTATGGTTGCTGAAATGTCTTTATCAGCAACAGGTCAGGTAACAGCGACCAAGTTCTACCCTGCCGTGATGCATTCTCATGCCCGTTTCACTTATGAAAAAGTGTGGGGGATTTTAAGTGGTGATGAAGCATTACAGAAAGAGTATGCACCGCTGGTCGGTGATATCAAAGAGCTGCATGAATTATTTAAGGCTCGACTGAAATTGAAAGAAGGTCGTGGAGCGATTGAATTCGAAACCACTGAAACTCAAATCGTTTTTGATGAAAATAAAAAGATCGAAAAAATTGTCGGTCGCGTGCGTAATGATGCGCATAAAATTATTGAAGAGTGCATGATTTGCGCCAATGTGGCAGCTGCCGAGTTTATTGAGAAATATGAAAAACCGGGTGTATATCGTGTTCACGAAGGACCATCAGAAGAGCGATTGGAAAAATTCAGAGCATTTCTTGGTGAACTGGGTATTTTCCTGTTCGGTGGTTCAACACCAGAACCAAAGCATTACCGCGAATTGCATGACGCGATTTCAGAGCGCCCCGATCAAGAGCTGATTCAGACCATGATGCTGCGTTCGATGATGCAGGCCGTTTATAGCCCAGATAATCAGGGACACTTTGGTTTAGCTTTCGATTCTTACACCCACTTCACGTCGCCTATTCGACGCTATCCGGATTTACTGGTACATCGAATTATTAAGGCGATTCTTGCGCGTGAATTCGATGCTCCGGGTACTGATGGTGGTGTCGATTATCAAGAAAAAGAATTAGTAGCCTATTCCGAACACAGTTCAATGACCGAGCGTCGTGCCGATTTGGCCACCCGAGATGTGGTTGACTGGCTCAAGTGTGAATACATGCTAACGCGCGTTGGTGAAGAATATTGGGGAACCATTTCCAGTGTCACCAGTTTCGGTATTTTTGTTGCGTTAGACGAGTTGTTTGTAGAGGGACTTATTCACATCAGTGAGCTAGGTGATGATTACTATCACTTTGATGCCCTGAAAATGCGTCTAATTGGCGAGCACAAACGACAGTCTTATCGTGTAGGCGACCGCGTCAAAATTAAAGTTGCCAATGTTGATATGGACCAGCGGAATATCGATTTTGCATTACTTGATCGTGAGTATGTAAAACGAGAAGAACCGAAAGGTCAGGAACGCAAAAAACTTTACGCAAAAGCTAAAAAACCGGGCTCGCTTAGCGGTGATGGCAAGAAAGGAAAAGACGGCAAAAAACGCCGTGACTACCGAAAAGGCTCAAGCAAAGGTGCCAAACCAGAATCCGGTAGCGCCAAGAAAGGCGCGAAAAACGCCAAGCCAAAACGCGGTAAGAATGGCAAGAAAAAAGCTAAGTAG
- the rlmB gene encoding 23S rRNA (guanosine(2251)-2'-O)-methyltransferase RlmB gives MSELVYGLHAVEVLLKRSSDRVERLYIQSNRHDQRSHKVVKLAQDKNIEIIQKERQELDEMTDQRHQGVIAVCRPEKKKSFHEKHIPELLSQIDEAPFILILDGVTDPHNLGACLRSADAAGVHMVIAPKDNAASITDVVRKVACGAAETVPFIPVTNLVRAMKQLQEAGVWIAGTAGEAEQDIYQANLKGPLAIVMGAEGEGMRRLTRENCDYLIKIPMAGEVSSLNVSVATGVTLFEAVRQRIK, from the coding sequence ATGTCAGAATTAGTGTATGGCCTTCATGCAGTTGAAGTCCTCTTAAAGCGTAGTAGTGACCGAGTCGAACGGTTATATATTCAGAGCAATCGTCACGACCAACGATCACACAAAGTTGTGAAGCTTGCGCAAGATAAGAATATTGAAATTATTCAGAAAGAGCGGCAAGAGCTGGACGAAATGACCGATCAGCGTCACCAAGGGGTGATCGCTGTTTGTCGCCCCGAAAAAAAGAAAAGCTTCCATGAAAAGCATATTCCAGAATTGCTAAGCCAAATTGATGAGGCGCCATTTATTCTGATCCTGGATGGCGTGACCGACCCGCATAACCTGGGAGCCTGCTTACGAAGTGCAGATGCAGCCGGTGTGCATATGGTCATCGCACCCAAAGACAATGCCGCCAGTATCACCGATGTGGTGCGTAAAGTGGCCTGTGGTGCCGCTGAAACAGTCCCTTTTATACCTGTAACCAATTTAGTTCGCGCAATGAAACAGCTGCAGGAAGCAGGAGTCTGGATTGCTGGAACCGCAGGCGAAGCCGAGCAGGATATCTATCAAGCCAACCTGAAAGGACCATTGGCAATTGTGATGGGTGCTGAAGGCGAGGGTATGCGTCGTTTGACTCGTGAAAACTGTGACTACCTGATTAAAATTCCAATGGCCGGCGAAGTATCCAGTTTGAATGTGTCTGTAGCCACAGGGGTAACCTTATTTGAGGCGGTGCGACAAAGAATAAAATAA
- a CDS encoding 5-oxoprolinase subunit C family protein has protein sequence MSIRFIKAGLQTSLQDLGRTGFRRYGIPNNGALDPVSLQIANWLVSKPLNSACLEITQAGPVIEFTQDMAIAVTGAHFELSIDDIPVDMHQTLLVSKGERLTFGKLVNGARAYLAFSAAPDLPKIMDSHSTNLMASFGGFEGSAFNNNDTLTLKNFFMSEAKETPKELQLQFGDNYQIRFIEGREWTRFSDDMQKSFIQSPYQVTSHSNRMGMRLKGEALKTEKALSMTTAPITPGTIQIPPDGQPIITLADGQTTGGYPRIGQVITADLPILGQLKANDSISFQPVDIDDAIELLKEKTNLMEQLLDVYSDSSSAG, from the coding sequence ATGAGTATTCGATTCATCAAAGCTGGTCTGCAAACAAGTTTACAAGATCTTGGCCGCACAGGGTTCAGGCGTTATGGCATTCCCAACAATGGTGCGCTCGATCCTGTCAGCCTGCAAATCGCAAACTGGTTAGTCAGCAAACCACTTAACTCTGCTTGCCTTGAAATCACTCAGGCGGGGCCAGTTATCGAATTCACTCAGGACATGGCCATAGCCGTGACCGGTGCTCACTTTGAACTTTCTATTGATGATATTCCGGTCGATATGCATCAAACGCTATTAGTTAGCAAAGGAGAACGGTTAACTTTTGGCAAGTTAGTTAATGGTGCCAGAGCTTATCTGGCTTTTTCAGCAGCTCCTGATTTACCCAAAATCATGGACAGCCATTCAACAAACTTAATGGCTAGTTTTGGTGGCTTTGAGGGAAGTGCTTTTAATAATAATGACACGCTAACTTTGAAGAATTTCTTCATGTCTGAAGCAAAAGAAACACCTAAAGAACTACAGCTTCAGTTTGGTGATAATTATCAAATACGTTTTATTGAAGGTAGAGAGTGGACACGCTTTTCTGACGACATGCAAAAGTCTTTCATACAGTCGCCCTATCAAGTTACCAGCCACAGTAACCGCATGGGAATGCGCCTGAAAGGAGAAGCGCTCAAAACAGAAAAAGCTTTGTCGATGACCACCGCACCCATAACGCCAGGCACTATTCAGATCCCTCCAGATGGTCAACCTATTATCACTTTAGCTGATGGTCAAACAACCGGTGGCTACCCTAGAATTGGACAGGTTATTACAGCAGATTTGCCGATATTAGGACAGCTGAAAGCTAATGACTCGATTAGCTTTCAACCTGTCGATATCGATGATGCCATTGAGTTGCTTAAAGAAAAAACTAACTTGATGGAACAATTATTAGATGTCTACTCTGACTCTTCATCTGCAGGGTAG
- the pxpB gene encoding 5-oxoprolinase subunit PxpB — translation MPYNYQLFINSDHSILIEFEGDTSEDLLRYILGVAESIRQSSPTGFIELVPAYNSLLVILEPLEFQPEQALSQVKTAIDQAKPVSVGSSRTIEIPVCYDARVAEDIDYVADYCGMSVEQLIEAHSSQDYTVYMLGFLPGFLYLGGLEERLHCPRRDNPRTKIEAGSVGIGGSQTGIYPIASPGGWQIIGRTPMIMLDVTKSPPAVASPLDKVRFVPISYEEFEKLSEATA, via the coding sequence ATGCCATACAATTATCAACTCTTCATTAACAGTGATCATTCAATACTAATTGAATTTGAAGGTGATACTTCAGAAGATCTTTTGCGTTACATTCTGGGCGTAGCTGAATCCATTCGACAAAGCTCACCAACTGGCTTTATCGAATTAGTTCCTGCCTACAACAGTCTGCTGGTTATATTAGAGCCACTGGAGTTTCAGCCGGAACAGGCTTTATCACAGGTTAAAACGGCTATTGATCAGGCAAAGCCGGTAAGCGTCGGTAGCAGTCGAACCATTGAAATTCCGGTGTGCTATGACGCAAGAGTTGCAGAAGATATCGACTATGTTGCGGATTACTGTGGCATGAGCGTTGAGCAGTTAATTGAAGCCCACAGCAGCCAAGACTACACCGTTTATATGCTTGGATTCCTGCCGGGTTTTCTTTATTTAGGTGGGTTAGAGGAACGACTACACTGCCCTCGCCGTGATAACCCGCGAACTAAAATTGAAGCTGGTTCTGTTGGTATTGGCGGTAGCCAAACGGGCATCTACCCGATTGCCAGTCCTGGCGGCTGGCAGATCATCGGTCGCACGCCAATGATTATGCTGGATGTTACAAAATCACCACCAGCCGTTGCCAGTCCACTCGATAAAGTGCGCTTTGTACCTATCAGCTATGAAGAGTTCGAAAAGCTCAGTGAGGCAACAGCATGA
- the pxpA gene encoding 5-oxoprolinase subunit PxpA, with protein MKTKQSIDINCDLGESINPQQWEADSHLMPYISSCNIACGGHAGNQESIKVTIANAIHNQLKIGAHPSYPDKDNFGRVTMKISEQELRQTLRQQIEAIAEECQRQNTDLHHIKPHGALYNDSTANKELAYIIADEVKNFNANIKLMGLAQSNLFTVAQELSLNFLHEGFMDRNYHANTHLVPRGHTQAMHKSLEESLSQALKLAKGEAISSIEGIPLTLKVDTICLHGDNPNAKDIAQRLYQLLREHDIEIS; from the coding sequence ATGAAGACCAAACAATCCATCGACATTAACTGCGATCTGGGCGAAAGCATCAACCCACAGCAATGGGAGGCTGATTCGCACCTGATGCCTTATATTTCCTCCTGCAACATTGCCTGCGGTGGTCATGCTGGTAATCAGGAAAGTATTAAAGTGACGATCGCCAATGCGATTCACAACCAACTGAAAATTGGCGCCCACCCCTCCTACCCGGATAAAGACAACTTTGGCCGTGTCACTATGAAGATTAGTGAACAGGAGTTAAGACAGACTTTGCGACAGCAAATCGAAGCGATTGCGGAAGAATGTCAGCGTCAAAATACTGATTTGCACCATATCAAACCACATGGCGCCTTATACAATGATTCGACTGCCAACAAAGAATTAGCCTATATCATTGCTGATGAAGTTAAAAATTTTAATGCTAATATCAAACTGATGGGGCTTGCTCAGTCCAACCTATTTACCGTGGCACAAGAGCTGAGTTTAAATTTCTTACATGAAGGTTTCATGGACAGAAATTACCATGCCAATACTCATCTAGTTCCGAGAGGCCACACACAGGCAATGCATAAATCGCTTGAAGAGAGTCTTAGCCAGGCGCTCAAGCTGGCAAAAGGAGAAGCCATCAGCTCAATTGAAGGTATTCCACTGACTTTGAAAGTGGATACCATCTGTCTGCACGGTGACAACCCCAATGCCAAAGATATAGCCCAGCGACTCTATCAATTACTGCGCGAACACGACATCGAGATCAGTTAA
- a CDS encoding Nramp family divalent metal transporter, producing the protein MNKRKFSFGPATLVTAAFIGPGTVTVATKAGASFGFVLLWALVFSVVATMILQEMTARLGVVGRKGLGESIREQFTNPTAKAVAVILVISAIVVGNAAYEGGNIAGATLGIDAVFGEWFLAGTLNGWALLIGIIAFTLLWTGSYKLIERFLIAIVLLMSVSFLLTFIITKPDFSELFSGLFIPTLPDGATLTVIALIGTTVVPYNLFLHASSAKKKWHNEQDLPEARRDLWISIPLGGLITMAIISTAASAFFAKQIEISSAADMALSLEPLFGASAKYLMALGLFSAGITSAITAPLASAYALAGLMKLGNDMRSVKFRAVWISILITGVILASIGFKPISIIWFAQVANGILLPVVAIFLLWTMNQSFLGKHKNSLLQNLLGGLVVLVTLMLSTRSLMSAFGLLN; encoded by the coding sequence GTGAACAAACGTAAATTTTCTTTTGGGCCTGCGACCTTGGTCACGGCCGCTTTTATTGGCCCCGGCACGGTCACCGTCGCTACCAAGGCTGGTGCCAGTTTTGGTTTTGTATTGTTGTGGGCGCTGGTGTTTTCAGTTGTCGCGACCATGATTCTGCAGGAGATGACTGCGCGTCTGGGAGTGGTTGGTCGCAAAGGTCTGGGCGAGTCGATTCGTGAGCAATTCACTAATCCAACAGCTAAAGCAGTTGCCGTTATTTTGGTCATCAGCGCCATCGTGGTTGGTAATGCTGCTTACGAAGGCGGCAATATTGCCGGAGCAACGCTTGGTATTGATGCGGTGTTTGGCGAGTGGTTTCTGGCGGGCACTCTTAACGGCTGGGCCTTACTGATCGGTATCATTGCTTTCACCCTTTTGTGGACCGGAAGCTACAAGCTTATCGAGCGTTTCCTGATAGCTATCGTACTGTTGATGAGCGTGTCTTTCCTGCTAACCTTTATTATCACCAAGCCTGATTTCAGTGAGCTATTCTCTGGCCTATTCATTCCAACATTACCAGATGGCGCAACACTAACAGTTATAGCCTTAATCGGTACCACCGTAGTTCCTTACAATTTATTTCTTCACGCCAGCAGCGCCAAAAAGAAATGGCACAATGAACAGGACTTACCGGAAGCACGACGAGATCTGTGGATTTCGATTCCACTGGGTGGCCTGATTACCATGGCCATTATTTCCACCGCCGCCAGTGCTTTCTTTGCTAAACAAATTGAAATCAGCTCAGCAGCTGATATGGCTCTGAGCCTTGAGCCCCTGTTTGGTGCGAGCGCCAAATACCTGATGGCTCTGGGTTTGTTCTCTGCCGGTATCACGTCAGCGATTACTGCCCCACTGGCGTCAGCTTATGCGCTAGCTGGTTTGATGAAGCTTGGCAATGATATGCGTTCTGTTAAATTCCGCGCTGTCTGGATCAGTATTTTGATCACCGGGGTCATCCTTGCTTCAATTGGTTTTAAGCCGATCTCAATTATCTGGTTTGCACAAGTTGCCAACGGCATCTTATTGCCGGTAGTTGCAATTTTCCTGCTATGGACTATGAACCAGTCGTTTTTAGGCAAGCATAAGAATTCTTTGCTGCAAAATCTTCTGGGTGGACTTGTAGTTCTGGTGACGCTAATGCTCAGTACTCGCAGTCTGATGTCAGCTTTCGGGCTTCTCAATTAA
- the asnA gene encoding aspartate--ammonia ligase: MQQLPHKAFVQDQKLIQAIKSRFTETLCDALSLIEVQAPILTIKGDGVQDDLNGIERPVSVSSKTLNKQLEVVQSLAKWKRLLLARGGFQPGHGIVAQMRALRPDEESLSERHSLYVDQWDWEKVVSAEQRNIDFLKQTVEQIYGAMRSVDLFIAQQMGREPILPEQITFIHSETLRQRYPELTAKQREHEICKEYGSVFLMGIGGQLADGTIHDGRAPDYDDWSTPTSEGLHGLNGDILVWNPILQDAFELSSMGIRVCKDALLRQLTLRQCEYRLHMPWHQKLVKDQLPLTIGGGIGQSRLIMLLLMKAHIGQVQFSVWPDEVAVGLL; the protein is encoded by the coding sequence ATGCAACAGTTACCACATAAGGCTTTTGTTCAGGATCAAAAGCTCATTCAAGCCATTAAAAGCCGCTTCACTGAAACTCTTTGCGATGCTCTATCATTGATTGAGGTTCAAGCACCGATTTTGACCATTAAGGGCGATGGCGTGCAGGACGACTTAAACGGTATTGAGCGTCCGGTCTCGGTATCAAGCAAAACCCTTAACAAACAATTGGAAGTTGTACAGTCGCTGGCTAAATGGAAGCGGCTATTGTTGGCGCGTGGAGGATTTCAACCTGGTCATGGCATTGTCGCTCAGATGCGCGCCTTGCGTCCTGATGAGGAATCATTGAGTGAACGCCACTCCTTATATGTGGATCAATGGGACTGGGAAAAAGTGGTTTCTGCAGAGCAACGAAACATCGATTTCCTGAAACAAACCGTTGAGCAGATTTATGGTGCGATGCGCTCGGTCGACCTATTTATCGCACAACAAATGGGGCGCGAACCCATCTTACCTGAACAAATCACATTCATTCATAGCGAGACTCTTCGCCAACGCTATCCAGAACTCACCGCCAAACAGCGCGAACATGAAATTTGCAAAGAATACGGCTCCGTTTTCCTGATGGGAATTGGCGGCCAGTTAGCAGACGGCACTATCCACGATGGCCGCGCGCCCGACTATGATGACTGGAGCACTCCAACCAGCGAAGGCTTGCATGGTCTGAATGGCGATATTTTGGTATGGAACCCAATACTTCAGGATGCGTTCGAGCTTTCCTCCATGGGCATTCGGGTTTGTAAGGATGCACTTCTACGACAGCTCACACTGCGCCAATGCGAATATCGCCTGCATATGCCGTGGCATCAGAAATTGGTAAAGGATCAATTACCGCTAACCATTGGTGGCGGTATCGGACAGTCGCGTTTAATCATGTTGCTGTTAATGAAAGCCCATATTGGACAGGTGCAGTTTAGCGTCTGGCCAGATGAAGTAGCGGTGGGGTTGTTGTAG
- the asnC gene encoding transcriptional regulator AsnC: MQKDYQIDNLDKSILSELLREARTPYAKIAEQLDVSAGTIHVRIEKMRQAGIIKGTKVRIEPKALGFDVCCFVGIFLKSAKDYQPVAALLEQIPEVIEAYYTTGQYSILTKVITPNIETFQDVLINKLQVIEQVRSTETMISLQNPIHRDIDGLLT; this comes from the coding sequence GTGCAAAAAGATTATCAAATCGACAATCTGGATAAATCAATACTGTCAGAGTTATTACGCGAGGCGCGCACGCCTTATGCCAAAATTGCCGAGCAACTGGATGTGAGTGCAGGAACAATTCACGTTCGAATCGAGAAAATGCGTCAGGCGGGAATCATTAAAGGCACTAAGGTGAGAATTGAGCCGAAAGCATTAGGTTTTGACGTATGCTGTTTTGTCGGTATCTTCCTGAAAAGTGCGAAAGACTATCAACCGGTGGCAGCATTGCTGGAGCAAATTCCAGAAGTGATCGAAGCTTATTACACCACTGGGCAATACAGTATTTTAACCAAAGTGATTACACCCAATATCGAGACCTTCCAGGATGTGTTGATTAATAAACTGCAGGTGATTGAGCAGGTTCGTTCTACGGAAACCATGATATCCCTGCAAAATCCAATCCATAGGGATATCGATGGGTTGTTAACTTAA